The Vibrio aerogenes nucleotide sequence TCATTACTACTGACAATTGCTGCGCCTGAAGCAGGCATTGCAGCGATGACGGCAACTCAGGCAGGAAGTGTTCAGCAACGAATTAACTATACCAGAGCCAATGAGAAAGAAGCAGACCGATTTGGTATTGAAACGCTGGCAAAGGCCGGATTTGATCCGTATGCCATGCCCCGTTTCTTTGGAAAACTCGCAGCGGAATATCAGTACGCAAGTAAGCCACCTGCAATGTTGCTGACTCACCCTCTCCCTGAAAGCAGGATTACCGACAGCCGGGAGAGAGCTCAACGCTATGCTCATGTCGATGAGAAACCGTCCCTTGCTTACCAACTGGCCAGAGTCAGAGTGATTGTTCGTTTCACTGGTATTAAAGCCGAAGCTGCTCTGGACTGGATCAAAAGGCACCGGCCAAAGCACCCGTCTGAAATAAGCGCAGCATTTGATTACGGTCAGGCGCTTGTTTATCTGGACCAGAAAAAGCTGGATGAAGCTGAAGCAATTCTGAACAGATTAGTTCAGTCTTCACCTGACAACTCTTTTTATCTGGATGCAATGTCGGATTTATACATCGACCGTCAACACCCGGAAAAAGCAGTTCATTTACTGGCAAAATTACTCAAAGAATCACCGCATAACCAGGTACTGGCGATCAATTATGCAAATGCACTGATAAAAGAAAAAAAATACAAGGATGCAACCCGGATTTTGCATCGCTATACACATGACTTTCCTGATGACAGTAATGGATGGTCTTTGCTCTCTCAGGCCAGTGCTCTCTCCGGAGATGAACCGGAAGATTTAGCCGCAAGAGCTGAAATAATGGCAATGAAAGCGGACTGGGATCAGGCAATCCAATATTATACGCAGGCCAGCCAGCTTGCTAAATTAGGCAGCTTACAGCAGGCACGTTATGATGCCAGAATTGATCAATTGATCGCACAAAGAGAACAATTTCTCGCATTACAAGAATAAGTGTCTATAAACTATAAATAACCTGTTGGCCACAAGGAGGCGTTATGTCTGTCGTTATTTATCACAACCCGAAGTGTTCTAAAAGCCGGGAAACTATGGTTTTACTTGGTTCCAGAGGTATTGAACCTACTGTTATCAAGTATCTTGAAACCGGACTGACAGTCGGGCAACTCAAATCACTTTATGAGCAACTGGAACTGGATTCTGTTAGAAAAATGATGAGAACAAAAGAGGCCTTGTATAAAGAACTGAACCTCAAAGATGAGACATTGAGTGATGAAGCACTTTTTCAGGCGATGGCCGATC carries:
- the bepA gene encoding beta-barrel assembly-enhancing protease: MSQPIQSLISIALSASLCCISPALADSRKLPEIGTVAGTTLTIAQEKQYGDAYMRVLRSHQPVINDPVLNQYINTLGHKLVAHADNVKTPFHFFLIRKREINAFAFFGGYVALHSGLFLHTRSQSELASVMSHEIAHITQRHLARSMEAEAKRSPATIAALVGSLLLTIAAPEAGIAAMTATQAGSVQQRINYTRANEKEADRFGIETLAKAGFDPYAMPRFFGKLAAEYQYASKPPAMLLTHPLPESRITDSRERAQRYAHVDEKPSLAYQLARVRVIVRFTGIKAEAALDWIKRHRPKHPSEISAAFDYGQALVYLDQKKLDEAEAILNRLVQSSPDNSFYLDAMSDLYIDRQHPEKAVHLLAKLLKESPHNQVLAINYANALIKEKKYKDATRILHRYTHDFPDDSNGWSLLSQASALSGDEPEDLAARAEIMAMKADWDQAIQYYTQASQLAKLGSLQQARYDARIDQLIAQREQFLALQE
- the arsC gene encoding arsenate reductase (glutaredoxin) (This arsenate reductase requires both glutathione and glutaredoxin to convert arsenate to arsenite, after which the efflux transporter formed by ArsA and ArsB can extrude the arsenite from the cell, providing resistance.), giving the protein MSVVIYHNPKCSKSRETMVLLGSRGIEPTVIKYLETGLTVGQLKSLYEQLELDSVRKMMRTKEALYKELNLKDETLSDEALFQAMADHPKLIERPIVVSGGKARHGRPPEKVLEIL